The Chitinophaga parva genomic sequence GAAAACCGCTAACTTAGCGGGGATATGAAATCAGCCTCTGTTGCGGAAATAAAGAAGGAATTGCTGCAGGTACCTCACAAAGACCTGGTGGAGATCTGCCTGCGTTTGGCCAAATACAAAATGGAAAACAAGGAGCTGCTCACCTTTTTGCTCTTTGATGGGGATAACCTGGAACGCTACATCGAGTCTGTAAAGACCTTCCTGGACGAGGAGTTTGCCGCATTAAAATATTCCAATCTTTACCTGGTAAAAAAATCCCTCCGCCGTATCCTGCGGCTCACGAACAAGCATATACGTTATACCGGTTCCAAAACGGCGGAGATAGAGCTGCTCCTGTATTTCGGCAAGAAATCCGCGGAATCCGGCATCCCTTTCCGGCACAGCGTGCAGTTATCCAATATGTATGACCAGTTATTAAAAAAGATCCGGGTGGGCATAGAAGCCCAGCATGAAGACCTGCAATATGAGTACCGCCGCGAACTGGAGGCACTGCGCAAGGAATTTTGATGCCGGTTATGCCTCCCTCCGGGAAAAATCCCGCTTTTTTTTAAGTTGTCAAAACCTACTGACATAAGGTTGTCACACCGCGTGTGGTTCTTTGTATTGTAAAACAAAAACACACAAATATGAACCTGAATTCCATCTTCCTGAAAGAGCTTGATCAAGAATCTGTGACCACCCGTAAAATGCTGGAACGTGTACCAGGCGATAAGCTGGGCTGGCAGCCCCATCCCAAGAGCATGACCCTGGGCCAGCTGGCATCGCATGTGGCAGAGTTGCCCGCCTGGGCGGATATGGCCCTGCACACCGACGGCCTTGATTTCCAGGCCAACCCTTATGAGCCGATGGTGCCTAAAAACACCAAGGACATCCTGGATTACTTTGAATCGTCCCTCTCTACCGGCCTTGATGCCCTGAAAGGTAACGATGGCAGCCAGCTGGATAAAGAATGGACCCTGAGCGTCGGTGAGCAGGTCCTGGACCGCCGCACCAAGGCCGAGGTGATCCGCATGACGCTGAACCAGATCACCCACCACCGTGCCCAGTTGGGCGTGTACCTGCGCCTGCTGGACATCCCCATCCCCGGCAGCTATGGTCCGTCTGCAGATGAGCAGTAGGTGATGGTATAACAAAACGTAACTTTCCTTCCGCCGAAACAGTGGAAAAAGGTCAATGTCCACTGGTGTGGGCATTGACCCTTTTTTGTTTGCACAAACATTTCCTTTCATCCTGTTTTTTTCATGATCCGTGCGAAAATAAATTTTCAGAAAATTTTGAAAGTTCCGAATATTCCGTAATTTTGAGTTATCAACGAAGCGATAACACATGAACACCTTAGCTTACCTCATTTATCTCTTCCTGACCTACCTCATTACCGTACGCGTAGGCCTGCTTTTTTACCGTAACGGCCGCCTTTTCATCCTGGAGCTGCTGCATGGCGATGCCGCCCTCGCACAGTTTATCAACCGCGCCCTGCTGGTAGGCTATTACCTCGTAAACCTTGGTTACGCTGCCCTCATGCTGCAGCGCTGGAGCACCGTCAATAACCCGATGGAGCTGCTCGTCAGCATCACCACCATGACCGGCAAGATCATGCTCACCCTGGCCTTCATGCACTTCGCGAACATGGGCTGGTTGTACCTTTCCCGCGAAAAACTGCATTCAATCAAGCCTCCGGAATCATAGCATTGGGTCACTTCTCCCACATCATGATATTGGTTCCATTCACCAACAGCACCGCATTCATTCAATAAATCATAGTTGTATGCAAACCGTTTATAATTTTCAGGCTTACCTGATCTATCTCCCCGTGGTTACTATTTTAACATGGTATGTGGCGCACATCCTGTTCAAAAATGGAAAGGTGTTCATGCTGGATATTTTCCATGGCAGGGCAGACATTGCCAGCGCTACCAATAAACTCTTTGAAACCGGCTTCTACCTGCTCAACCTGGGCTTTGCCTTCTGGATCATGGAGATCAGCCGTGAACTGCCAGGCGCACGCTCTCTCATGGAAGCCCTGAGCACCAAGCTGGGTGGTTATTGTGTGTACCTGGGCGTTATGCTCTTCTTTAATCTTTACCTGTTTTTCCGGGGCAGGAAAAAATCAAGACAGCATGGTTTGCAGGTACCCATTGTGCCGCCTCCCCCTGTTGGCCCTATACCTACCGTCACCGTTGGTTAAACGAAAGAGCGCCGGCCCCCAGGGCTGGCGTTCTTTTTTAAACATTCTCCCATGGCGGAGCCGGCCTGCTTTTGGCATCATATTTTGGGCATGCAGGGATAAACCATGTCTTATGTCTGTTACATTACCAGGCGTTGAAAAATCCCGACCAGCTATTGGGCACTAAAGCCCTGCTGGCATAAGAAGGCATAGCAGTTCATCCGCATGCATAGTCTGGATACAGGGAGCATCCATTCCGGGCATGCAGACATTGTAAGAATACATCCATCCTTAACATGCGGGCGTTACTAAAATAAATTTGAGCATCCATCCTGGCGGCAAACGCCCTTGCGATCTTCATAGGGACGTTTGCGTTGCCAGGCTAGTCCCACTGTACAATAATGATGCATACATCGCTCGGGTCACGGAGGGCAAACTCACGCGGGCCCCAGGGCTGGCGCTTGATGGCCTTCAGGTTGGGGTGCAGCAACTCCGGGAAACGTTCGGACACCATGGCAAAGGCGGCCTCGATATCGTCTGTCTCTATACGGATCTCCGGGCGGTCCTTGGCGGCAAATTCCGCGCTTTGCACCAGGTGGATCTTCAGATCGTCCCGTACAATAACGGCGAATGGCTCGCCCTGTTTTTCTTCGTAAGCGATGGTAAAGCCCAGGCAGTCCACGAATACCTGGTAGCCCACGCGGATGTCCGCATAAAAAATATTGGGGATGAGTTTTGTGAAGCGCATACTGCAAGAATAGGATTTTTTGCCGATGCCAGGTATCAGGTGTTGCAACGTTTATATGAACGGAAAAGCCCCGGGGCCATTTTCACCGGTCAGTTTGCTCCTTTTACCGGTGGTCCTGTGCCGGTAGCCTAGGGTTTATTGGCGCCGTACATTTGTTTACCCAATTTTACAGCGTTGATCTAAACACTCCTCACATGGACAACCAAACTCAGTATGTATTACAGGTAGCAGACCTGCAGGTGCGCTACGGCAATGTACAGGCGGTAAAAAGCGTTTCGTTTGGCGTAAAACCCGGCGAGATCTTTGGCCTGCTGGGCCCCAATGGCGCCGGCAAAACCAGTACCCTCAGCGCCATCGAAGGCTTGCTAACACCCAATGCCGGTACCATCACCGTAGATGGCTACAACATCACTTCCCATCCCCTCCATGCCCGCGCCTCCATGGGCGTGCAATTACAGGCCAACAGCTTCCAGGCAGAGCTTACCATCACCGAGATCGTGCAGTTGTATGCAGGCATTTACGGGGTATCACTCAACAACGCTGCCCTGCAGCAAATGCTGGACCGCATAGGCCTGGCCGATGCTGCAAACCGCCGCTACGGCCAGCTTTCCGGTGGCCAGCAGCAAAGGGTGTCCCTTCTCATCGCCATTGTGCACGATCCCAAACTGGTACTGCTGGACGAGCCCACCACCGGTCTCGATCCCCAGTCGCGCCGCGCATTGTGGGAACGCATTGAAGCGCTGCGCACACAGGGCCATGGCATCCTGCTCACCACGCACTCCATGGAAGAAGCAGAGTCTGTGTGTGACCGTATTGCCATCATTGATCATGGCAGCATCATCGCTACCGATACGCCGGAAGCTTTGATTGAACGGCACCGCCACGATGCGGAGGTGATCGCCGTGTCCCGCAAAGGGCGCATCACCCTGGAAGATGTATTTATTGGTTTAACCGGCACCAGCGTGCGCGCTTAAAAAACAACTGTTATGCAAACGAGCATCCCTTCAACTGCAACTGCACTAAAAAGCTTACTGCGTGCGGATCTGACCACCCAGTGGAGAAACCGCCGCTCCATGATATTGATTTTACTGGTACCGGTGATCATCCTCTATTCCTGGCGCCCGCTGGTCGATAAATTTGGTGCTGCTTACATATTGTCCAGCGCTATCACCATTGGCCTGGTGGCCATTGGTCTCATGGGTTATTCCAACTCCATTGCCCGCGACCGCGAGAAAGGTGTATTCCAGCGCCTGCGGGTGGCACCCGTGCCCCGCTGGTCCATCATGGTGAGCCGCCTGTTGGTACAGCTGGCCATGATCCTGCTGCTGGTGGTCTTCGTATACGTGGGTGGTTATTATTTTGATCATGTCACCATCAGTGCTTCCGGCTACGTGGTTACATTGTTCACTGCATTGATAAGCGGCGCCCTGTACCTGAGTATAGGCCAGATCATTGTAGGCATGCTGAAGAATCCTGAAACCGTGAACGCTACTTCCCGCATGGTGTATTTCATTTTCATCTTCGTGGGCATGCTGGGGCAATTTGGCCAGCTGGGTGAACAGGTGAAAACGATCACGGAATGGTCGCCCTACGGTGTGGTGCGCAACATTCTTGCCGGCGGCATGGACATTTCCCACTGGACCCACGATACTACATTGGCCCTGTTGGCTACAATAGGCTACACCATTGTGTTTGCCGTGATCGGCATCCGCAATTTCAAGTGGAGCATCAAATAAAACACGCCATTCTTTTACCTGGAACGCGGCCTCGTAAGGGGCCGCGTTTCTTATACCAGGAATGCCGCCCATGCCATAAGCACTGTCTGGAAAGGAATGCGCTGCCATAAATAGGAGGGGCCTGGCCCGGTATGATCTGCCCTGACCAGGTTCACTTTTTTCATACAGGCATATACATTAGCCGGCAAGATGAGGATGAAAAATACCAGCAGGCAGATGGCTGTGATGCTGCGCCATGCAGGAAGGAGCAGGCCAATGGCAGCTGCCATTTCCAATACACCGGTAAACAATACAATGAATTTTTTGGCAGGAAGGAGGGGAGGCAGCATCAGCACCATGCCGGATGTGTACATGAAATGGCCGACGGCGGTAAGCAGCAGCATGGCGCTCATGCCAATGCTGGCGGGCCATACCAGCTGCCAGCCTCCATGTACGGAATGAAAGACGAGCAGAGAGCTGAGGGAGGCGGAGGCCAGTACGATGATCAGTGGTTTCATGGCGTGCGTTTGAAGACAAAGGTGGGCCAATGATCGCAAGAAAAAATGACCCGGGTTAGTTTCTGCATTCAGCGTGGCTGCCGTCTGATCCTGCTCAGGCGTTCGGGATGTATGCCCAGGTAAGAAGACAAATTCTTCACGAAGATCCGGCTCACTATGTCTGGGTGCTCTTCAAACAGGTGCTGGTAGCGCTCCTTCGCCGTAAGTGAGAGGAGTTTCAATTCCTTTACACTACGCCGGATGAACTGGTGCTCCGCCACGTGCCTGCCCACCCTCTCCGCCGCCGCACCGGTTTTATATAATGTTTCCAGGTCTTCGTGATGAATGCGGTAGGCCTTCGTAGCCTCCAGGGCCTGGATATTGATGGCGGAGGGGCGCGCTGCAAAAAAGAGTGAAGGCGGTGGCAAAATGGTCGACAAGAAAAAATCAAACGTGTACTCCCGGCCATCTTTTGAGAAAAAAGACCGGGTCACGCCTTCATAAATGAAATAGAATAGATATGCTGCTCCATTTGGCCTTCGCGGTAGAGGAATTCGTCCTTTTTAAAACCGGCCGGCTGCAGATGATCCCGGAAAATGACCCATTCCGGCTCTGGGAAGAGGGTTAGTTTTTCCAGGGCGGCGCGTACAGCAAGGAGGTTTGTCATTGGGGTAAAGATAGCACGCATTCAAATATACCAATGACTTTCAATTCCAGTATTTCGTCTGCTTGTAAATGAATAGGAGTAAACCGGTTATCCGTTGAGTGTGGTATCAGTTTTATTGCAGTGTGTAGGTAGCTCCCATCGCTGGTTGCAATTTTTAAACTCTGGTATTCCTTTACTGTATAGGAAGACCCGGGAATAGCTTCCTGTGGATCTGTCATTTCAACTAGCACAATTTGACCCTCTCTACTGCCACCACTGTACTTCCTAAAAAGACAGACAGCCCCGTTGGGTATTTTCTTATTCATCGATTCTCCTAATACCTGGCAGGCAAAT encodes the following:
- a CDS encoding DinB family protein, encoding MNLNSIFLKELDQESVTTRKMLERVPGDKLGWQPHPKSMTLGQLASHVAELPAWADMALHTDGLDFQANPYEPMVPKNTKDILDYFESSLSTGLDALKGNDGSQLDKEWTLSVGEQVLDRRTKAEVIRMTLNQITHHRAQLGVYLRLLDIPIPGSYGPSADEQ
- a CDS encoding VOC family protein translates to MRFTKLIPNIFYADIRVGYQVFVDCLGFTIAYEEKQGEPFAVIVRDDLKIHLVQSAEFAAKDRPEIRIETDDIEAAFAMVSERFPELLHPNLKAIKRQPWGPREFALRDPSDVCIIIVQWD
- a CDS encoding ABC transporter ATP-binding protein, whose protein sequence is MDNQTQYVLQVADLQVRYGNVQAVKSVSFGVKPGEIFGLLGPNGAGKTSTLSAIEGLLTPNAGTITVDGYNITSHPLHARASMGVQLQANSFQAELTITEIVQLYAGIYGVSLNNAALQQMLDRIGLADAANRRYGQLSGGQQQRVSLLIAIVHDPKLVLLDEPTTGLDPQSRRALWERIEALRTQGHGILLTTHSMEEAESVCDRIAIIDHGSIIATDTPEALIERHRHDAEVIAVSRKGRITLEDVFIGLTGTSVRA
- a CDS encoding ABC transporter permease; protein product: MQTSIPSTATALKSLLRADLTTQWRNRRSMILILLVPVIILYSWRPLVDKFGAAYILSSAITIGLVAIGLMGYSNSIARDREKGVFQRLRVAPVPRWSIMVSRLLVQLAMILLLVVFVYVGGYYFDHVTISASGYVVTLFTALISGALYLSIGQIIVGMLKNPETVNATSRMVYFIFIFVGMLGQFGQLGEQVKTITEWSPYGVVRNILAGGMDISHWTHDTTLALLATIGYTIVFAVIGIRNFKWSIK
- a CDS encoding DoxX family protein, which translates into the protein MKPLIIVLASASLSSLLVFHSVHGGWQLVWPASIGMSAMLLLTAVGHFMYTSGMVLMLPPLLPAKKFIVLFTGVLEMAAAIGLLLPAWRSITAICLLVFFILILPANVYACMKKVNLVRADHTGPGPSYLWQRIPFQTVLMAWAAFLV
- a CDS encoding Crp/Fnr family transcriptional regulator — encoded protein: MSTILPPPSLFFAARPSAINIQALEATKAYRIHHEDLETLYKTGAAAERVGRHVAEHQFIRRSVKELKLLSLTAKERYQHLFEEHPDIVSRIFVKNLSSYLGIHPERLSRIRRQPR